One window of Triticum dicoccoides isolate Atlit2015 ecotype Zavitan chromosome 5A, WEW_v2.0, whole genome shotgun sequence genomic DNA carries:
- the LOC119297295 gene encoding subtilisin-like protease SBT1.7, which yields MASVTSILLRCSLLLLVLVQSTHSSVAPKPKNAIAEEHEPAHPSTSHTYIVLTNHLAKPSKFDTHERWYASMLGKNSNRIRYIYGTVMHGFSVRLTDGEAQRMATVPGVSRVYKDRPYHIHTTRSPWFMGLHDDFGAWPDAEFGDGVVIGFVDTGIWPEHASFNDAGLGPVKSTWRGKCVDSPGFNSSLCNNKLVGAKSFVTADSSPRDVEGHGTHVSSTAAGSEVPSADLFKFAGGRASGVARKARIAMYKACIPMKDCPDSDVAAAIDAAVSDGVDLISISLGDTARPFYDDLLAVATFGAERRGVFVVMSGGNDGPTASSITNVAPWMTTVGAATTDRVFPATLRLGNGVVLTGQSLYNIPFSQGAGTIPLVSSDCGKYDLTPDRVMGKVVVCSQGVGAWAGFDVERAGGAGMISADSRIRFGDAVRAQPFNLPGLLLSSTGGKKLADYMSSVAYPVASFNFTCNTVTGENRAPMVAGFSSRGPNPIVPEILKPDVIAPGVNILAAWSDAASPSGSNMDPRRVEYNIISGTSMACPHVAGVAALIKKRHGDWTPAMIRSALVTTAGPLDKNGRDILDSGSAVGAALTGATPLAAGAGLVLPRLAMDPGLVYDAGAQDYVDFLCTLNYTVEQMRLFVPELNKCDRTIPGGVANLNHPSFVVVFDGRTRVCTLTRTVTLVSARPESYNVTVSAPDGVKVTVTPATLEFRWPNEKRSYSVQFSSEAEAKVRPAGTWEFGHIAWENRKHRVRSPVAFKWDN from the coding sequence ATGGCTTCAGTGACCTCCATCCTCTTGCGCTGCTCCCTGCTACTTCTCGTCCTTGTCCAGTCCACACACTCCTCCGTCGCCCCGAAGCCCAagaacgccattgccgaggagCACGAGCCGGCTCATCCTTCGACCTCGCACACCTACATCGTCCTCACCAACCACCTCGCCAAGCCGTCCAAGTTCGACACCCACGAGCGCTGGTACGCGTCCATGCTGGGCAAGAACTCCAACCGCATCCGCTACATCTACGGCACCGTCATGCATGGTTTTTCCGTTCGTCTCACGGACGGCGAGGCCCAGCGCATGGCCACCGTCCCCGGCGTGTCCCGCGTGTACAAGGACAGGCCGTACCACATCCATACCACGAGGTCGCCGTGGTTCATGGGCCTCCACGACGACTTCGGTGCGTGGCCGGACGCGGAGTTCGGCGACGGCGTCGTCATCGGCTTCGTCGACACCGGCATCTGGCCGGAGCACGCCAGCTTCAACGACGCCGGGCTCGGCCCCGTCAAGTCCACCTGGAGGGGCAAGTGCGTGGACTCCCCGGGATTCAACTCCAGCTTGTGCAACAACAAGCTCGTCGGCGCCAAGTCCTTCGTCACAGCCGATTCGAGTCCGAGGGACGTCGAGGGGCACGGAACGCACGTGTCGTCAACGGCTGCAGGCTCCGAGGTCCCCTCGGCCGATCTCTTCAAGTTCGCCGGCGGGAGAGCGAGCGGCGTGGCGCGCAAGGCAAGGATCGCCATGTACAAGGCGTGCATTCCCATGAAAGATTGCCCTGACTCGGACGTTGCCGCGGCGATCGACGCCGCGGTGAGCGACGGCGTGGACCTCATCTCCATCTCCCTCGGAGACACCGCGAGACCCTTCTACGACGACCTCCTCGCCGTCGCCACGTTCGGCGCTGAGCGCAGAGGCGTCTTCGTCGTCATGTCGGGCGGCAACGACGGCCCGACAGCGTCAAGTATAACGAACGTGGCCCCGTGGATGACGACCGTCGGCGCCGCCACCACGGACCGGGTGTTCCCGGCGACACTCCGGCTCGGGAACGGGGTGGTGCTCACCGGGCAGTCCCTGTACAACATCCCGTTCTCCCAGGGCGCGGGCACGATCCCGCTAGTGAGCAGCGACTGCGGCAAGTATGACCTGACGCCCGACAGGGTCATGGGCAAGGTCGTGGTGTGCTCCCAGGGTGTAGGAGCTTGGGCCGGCTTTGACGTGGAGAGAGCCGGCGGAGCCGGGATGATTTCCGCCGATAGTAGGATACGGTTCGGGGACGCGGTGAGGGCCCAACCCTTCAACCTTCCCGGTCTCCTTCTCAGCTCCACCGGCGGCAAGAAGCTGGCCGATTACATGTCGTCCGTGGCGTACCCGGTGGCgtccttcaacttcacctgcaacacgGTCACCGGCGAGAACCGGGCGCCGATGGTGGCGGGCTTCTCCTCGCGGGGCCCCAACCCGATTGTACCCGAGATCCTCAAGCCGGACGTCATCGCGCCAGGAGTGAACATCCTCGCCGCCTGGTCTGATGCCGCCTCGCCATCAGGCTCCAACATGGACCCGCGGAGAGTGGAGTACAACATCATCTCGGGGACGTCGATGGCGTGTCCGCACGTCGCCGGCGTCGCGGCCCTGATCAAGAAGCGGCACGGCGACTGGACGCCGGCCATGATCCGTTCGGCGCTGGTGACGACCGCCGGCCCGCTCGACAAGAACGGGAGGGACATCTTGGACAGCGGCAGTGCCGTCGGCGCCGCCCTCACGGGCGCGACGCCGCTGGCGGCCGGGGCCGGGCTCGTGCTCCCGCGGCTCGCCATGGACCCAGGCCTGGTGTACGACGCCGGCGCGCAGGACTACGTCGACTTCCTCTGCACACTCAACTACACGGTGGAGCAGATGCGGCTGTTCGTCCCGGAGCTGAACAAGTGCGACAGGACGATCCCCGGCGGCGTGGCCAACCTGAACCACCCGTCGTTCGTGGTGGTGTTCGACGGCCGCACCCGCGTCTGCACGCTGACGCGGACGGTGACCTTGGTGTCGGCGCGCCCCGAGAGCTACAACGTGACGGTCTCCGCGCCCGACGGGGTGAAGGTGACCGTGACGCCGGCGACGCTGGAGTTCAGGTGGCCGAACGAGAAGAGGAGCTACAGCGTGCAGTTCAGCAGcgaggcggaggcgaaggtgagGCCGGCCGGCACGTGGGAGTTCGGCCACATCGCCTGGGAGAACAGGAAGCATCGGGTCAGGAGCCCCGTCGCCTTCAAATGGGACAACTGA